A single Deinococcus depolymerans DNA region contains:
- the truA gene encoding tRNA pseudouridine(38-40) synthase TruA, translating into MIRPDYRPPDGHRRLLLHVAWDGAPYAGWQSQPALPSVQDTLHGALARLGGGEFRPVAAGRTDAGVHAEAMPAHVDVPDTFRVPAPKLARALNAHLPPTVAVLHAADAPAGFHARFSCTERQYVYRLLVHPQRHPHWHGRALHVPQPPDPDAMNAAAATLTGTHDFAAFATQEDRQTVRELRLLRVQPGPLIWEIHVHGESFLRHMVRGLVGTLLLAGQGRLSPTQAEGILHSRQRSQAGANVPAHGLSFTGARYEGFPEIGSA; encoded by the coding sequence ATGATCCGCCCGGACTACCGCCCCCCCGACGGGCACCGCCGCCTGCTGCTGCACGTCGCCTGGGACGGCGCACCCTACGCCGGGTGGCAGTCCCAGCCCGCGCTGCCCAGCGTGCAGGACACCCTGCACGGCGCGCTGGCCCGGCTGGGCGGCGGGGAGTTCCGGCCGGTCGCGGCCGGCCGCACCGACGCCGGCGTGCACGCCGAGGCCATGCCCGCCCATGTGGACGTCCCGGACACCTTCCGGGTGCCCGCCCCGAAACTGGCCCGCGCCCTGAACGCCCACCTGCCCCCCACCGTGGCCGTCCTGCACGCCGCCGACGCGCCCGCCGGGTTCCACGCGCGGTTCTCGTGCACCGAGCGGCAGTACGTGTACCGCCTGCTGGTCCACCCGCAACGGCACCCGCACTGGCACGGCCGCGCCCTGCACGTCCCGCAACCCCCGGACCCGGACGCCATGAACGCCGCCGCCGCCACCCTGACCGGCACGCACGACTTCGCGGCGTTCGCCACCCAGGAGGACCGCCAGACCGTGCGCGAACTGAGGCTGCTGCGCGTGCAGCCCGGCCCGCTGATCTGGGAAATCCATGTGCACGGCGAGAGCTTCCTGCGGCACATGGTGCGCGGACTGGTCGGCACGCTGCTGCTGGCCGGGCAGGGCCGCCTGAGCCCCACGCAGGCCGAGGGCATCCTGCACTCGCGGCAGCGGTCACAGGCGGGCGCAAACGTGCCCGCGCACGGCCTGTCCTTCACCGGCGCCCGCTATGAGGGCTTTCCGGAGATCGGGTCCGCATGA
- the csaB gene encoding polysaccharide pyruvyl transferase CsaB, with protein MTRTTVTVSGYYGFGNTGDEAIALAITRELRKYSAEPLLLSNTPAETARTYGCLSAERMKPAAVLGALMRSRVLLSGGGGLLQDKTSSRTLTYYLAIIRLAKLMGRRVVVFNQSVGPLSEQGGRRVARALRGVTVIVRDQGSLDTLGSLGVRAELGGDPALLLSAAPATRDLKRVIVAPRGDVTDATEKLRDVIRRLQAEGRHVTALSFMPDHDDEAAHSLGANDVISTRDPQVALDAIAASGYVIGVRLHAVILAAATGTPFTGVAYDPKVQGFCADAGAPAHPTDLNAEQVAEEALRRVVPDWNAVEDMKLRAAQSFGRALNR; from the coding sequence ATGACCCGCACCACCGTCACCGTCAGCGGCTACTACGGCTTCGGGAACACCGGCGACGAGGCCATCGCCCTGGCCATCACCCGCGAACTGCGCAAGTACAGCGCCGAGCCGCTGCTGCTGTCGAACACCCCCGCCGAGACCGCCCGCACCTACGGCTGCCTGAGCGCCGAACGCATGAAACCCGCCGCCGTGCTGGGCGCGCTGATGCGCTCGCGCGTGCTGCTGTCCGGCGGGGGCGGCCTGCTGCAGGACAAGACCAGCAGCCGCACCCTCACGTACTACCTGGCGATCATCCGCCTCGCGAAACTCATGGGCCGCCGCGTGGTCGTGTTCAACCAGAGCGTCGGCCCGCTGAGCGAACAGGGCGGCCGGCGCGTGGCCCGCGCGCTGCGCGGCGTGACCGTCATCGTGCGCGACCAGGGCAGCCTGGACACCCTGGGCAGCCTGGGCGTGCGCGCCGAACTGGGCGGCGACCCCGCCCTGCTGCTGAGTGCCGCGCCCGCCACCCGCGACCTGAAACGCGTGATCGTCGCCCCGCGCGGCGACGTGACCGACGCCACCGAGAAACTCAGGGACGTCATCCGCCGCCTGCAGGCCGAGGGCCGCCACGTCACCGCCCTGAGCTTCATGCCCGACCACGACGACGAGGCCGCCCACAGCCTCGGCGCGAACGACGTGATCAGCACCCGCGACCCGCAGGTCGCGCTGGACGCCATCGCCGCCAGCGGGTACGTGATCGGGGTGCGCCTGCACGCCGTGATCCTGGCCGCCGCGACCGGCACGCCCTTCACCGGCGTCGCCTACGACCCCAAGGTGCAGGGCTTCTGCGCCGACGCCGGCGCGCCCGCCCACCCCACCGACCTGAACGCCGAACAGGTGGCCGAGGAAGCCCTGCGGCGCGTCGTGCCCGACTGGAACGCCGTCGAGGACATGAAACTCAGGGCCGCGCAGAGCTTCGGCCGCGCCCTGAACCGCTAG
- the thrC gene encoding threonine synthase codes for MKYVSTRGMQDLGSFSDVLLSGLAPDGGLAMPQRIPTFTAAQIGAWRGLGYADLAFEVMRPFISDIPEDDLRRLLRATYTAEAFHSEAITPLTPLGDVGPDGGGLFLLELSNGPSLAFKDMAMQFLGHVFEYVLEARDGRLNILGATSGDTGSAAEYAMLGKARVNVFMLSPHGRMSAFQQAQMFSLHEPNIFNIALQGVFDDCQDLVKAVNADADFKARYEIGAVNSINWARVLAQAVYYFRAYLTLNLPDGQEADFSVPSGNFGNVFAGYLARSMGLPVGQLIVATNENDVLNDFFTDGVYHVRPAERVAVTSSPSMDIGKASNFERYLYLITGRDAPQTHGWWQDVGAGRPVDLRGTPHWDAVQASGLKSGRSTHADRLHTIRRVDREHGRLIDPHTADGVLVGERYRRPGVPMICLETALPAKFEETVQEAVGRLPERPARFEGIEHAPKHFEVLPNDVQTLKDFIAANLTGTRTTD; via the coding sequence ATGAAGTACGTTTCCACGCGCGGCATGCAGGACCTGGGGAGCTTCTCGGACGTGCTGCTCTCGGGACTCGCCCCGGACGGCGGGCTGGCCATGCCCCAGCGCATTCCGACCTTCACGGCCGCGCAGATCGGAGCGTGGCGCGGCCTGGGTTACGCCGACCTGGCGTTCGAGGTCATGCGGCCCTTCATCAGCGACATTCCCGAGGATGACCTGCGCCGCCTGCTGCGCGCCACGTACACCGCAGAGGCGTTCCACAGCGAGGCGATCACGCCCCTGACCCCCCTGGGTGACGTGGGGCCGGACGGGGGCGGCCTGTTCCTGCTGGAACTGTCGAACGGCCCCTCGCTGGCGTTCAAGGACATGGCCATGCAGTTCCTGGGCCACGTGTTCGAGTACGTGCTGGAGGCGCGCGACGGGCGACTGAACATCCTGGGTGCCACCAGCGGCGACACCGGCTCGGCCGCCGAGTACGCCATGCTCGGCAAGGCCCGCGTGAACGTGTTCATGCTCTCCCCGCACGGCCGCATGAGCGCCTTCCAGCAGGCGCAGATGTTCAGCCTGCACGAGCCCAACATCTTCAACATCGCCCTGCAGGGCGTGTTCGACGACTGCCAGGACCTCGTGAAGGCCGTGAACGCCGACGCCGACTTCAAGGCCCGCTATGAGATCGGGGCCGTGAACTCCATCAACTGGGCGCGGGTGCTGGCGCAGGCCGTGTACTACTTCCGCGCGTACCTGACCCTGAACCTGCCCGACGGACAGGAGGCGGACTTCAGCGTGCCGTCCGGGAACTTCGGGAACGTGTTCGCCGGGTACCTCGCCCGCAGCATGGGCCTGCCCGTCGGGCAGCTGATCGTCGCCACGAACGAGAACGACGTCCTGAACGACTTCTTCACGGACGGCGTGTACCACGTCCGGCCCGCCGAGCGGGTCGCGGTCACCAGCAGCCCCAGCATGGACATCGGCAAGGCCAGCAACTTCGAACGCTACCTGTACCTGATCACGGGCCGCGACGCCCCGCAGACGCACGGCTGGTGGCAGGACGTCGGCGCGGGCCGCCCGGTGGACCTGCGCGGCACGCCCCACTGGGACGCCGTGCAGGCCAGCGGCCTGAAGTCCGGGCGCAGCACGCACGCCGACCGCCTGCACACCATCCGCCGCGTGGACCGTGAGCACGGCCGCCTGATCGACCCGCACACCGCCGACGGCGTCCTCGTCGGCGAGCGCTACCGGCGCCCCGGCGTGCCCATGATCTGCCTGGAAACCGCGCTGCCCGCCAAGTTCGAGGAGACCGTGCAGGAGGCCGTGGGCCGCCTGCCCGAGCGCCCCGCGCGCTTCGAGGGCATCGAGCACGCCCCGAAGCACTTCGAGGTCCTGCCGAACGACGTGCAGACCCTCAAGGACTTCATCGCGGCGAACCTGACCGGAACGCGCACCACCGACTGA
- a CDS encoding helix-turn-helix domain-containing protein, which produces MPRAWTRLDDPHAARLALNPAYTDLLRLLMTREWTAAPLAAAAGQPLNAAHHRLGRLLAAGLVRVTRLEPRRGRPLRHYRAVSEALLIPYHLTRLGSLEDLISLHEDTFSDRFRHAVVQAGVPLVRREEDIAVRLYRHAGGVVMDVTPTAEHFDLRDLLRPEAPALTVDWGVLHLTREDAKALQRDLHDLIARYAGRGGPHPYLYRVNLAPDPGE; this is translated from the coding sequence ATGCCGCGAGCCTGGACGCGCCTGGACGACCCGCACGCCGCCCGGCTGGCCCTGAACCCCGCGTACACCGACCTGCTGCGCCTCCTGATGACCCGCGAGTGGACGGCCGCCCCGCTGGCCGCCGCCGCCGGGCAACCCCTGAACGCCGCGCACCACCGTCTGGGCCGCCTGCTGGCCGCCGGACTGGTGCGCGTGACGCGCCTGGAACCCCGCCGGGGGCGCCCGCTGCGGCACTACCGGGCCGTCAGTGAGGCCCTGCTGATCCCGTACCACCTGACGCGACTGGGCAGCCTGGAGGACCTGATCTCGCTGCACGAGGACACCTTCAGCGACCGGTTCCGGCACGCGGTCGTGCAGGCCGGGGTGCCGCTGGTCCGGCGTGAGGAGGACATCGCCGTGCGCCTGTACCGCCACGCGGGCGGCGTGGTCATGGACGTCACGCCCACCGCCGAGCATTTCGACCTGCGCGACCTGCTGCGCCCGGAAGCGCCCGCCCTGACCGTCGACTGGGGCGTGCTGCACCTGACCCGCGAGGACGCCAAGGCCCTGCAACGCGACCTGCACGACCTGATCGCCCGGTACGCGGGGCGGGGCGGCCCGCACCCGTACCTGTACCGCGTGAACCTCGCACCCGATCCCGGCGAGTAG
- the aguB gene encoding N-carbamoylputrescine amidase, giving the protein MRAPDTVKLAVVQMHVTDQLEDNVSRAVQHVRDAAAQGAQVILLPELFENLYFCQVEREEYFALAHPLEGHPFIGRFQELARELGVVLPLSYFEKAGQAHYNSLVCIDADGTILGNYRKTHIPDGPGYEEKYYFNPGDTGFKVWDTRYGRVGVGICWDQWYPETARVMMLQGADFLLYPTAIGSEPAEVETPNSHHMWQRAMIGHAVSNSTYVAAANRIGTEVVGDLTQTYYGHTFVSDYTGEIVAELAETEEGALIHTLNIAEARKFRAGMGFFRDRRPELYGPLLTLDGVTRRG; this is encoded by the coding sequence ATGAGAGCCCCCGACACCGTGAAGCTGGCCGTCGTGCAGATGCACGTCACGGATCAACTCGAAGACAACGTCAGCCGCGCCGTCCAGCACGTGCGCGACGCGGCCGCGCAGGGCGCGCAGGTGATCCTGCTGCCGGAACTGTTCGAGAACCTGTACTTCTGCCAGGTGGAACGCGAGGAGTACTTCGCGCTGGCGCACCCGCTGGAGGGCCACCCGTTCATCGGGCGTTTCCAGGAACTGGCGCGCGAACTGGGCGTCGTGCTGCCCCTGTCGTACTTCGAGAAGGCCGGGCAGGCGCACTACAACAGCCTCGTGTGCATCGACGCGGACGGCACCATCCTGGGCAACTACCGCAAGACGCACATCCCCGACGGGCCCGGCTACGAGGAGAAGTACTACTTCAACCCGGGCGACACCGGCTTCAAGGTCTGGGACACCCGCTATGGGCGCGTGGGTGTGGGCATCTGCTGGGACCAGTGGTACCCGGAGACGGCCCGCGTGATGATGCTTCAGGGCGCGGACTTCCTGCTGTACCCCACCGCCATCGGCAGTGAACCGGCCGAGGTGGAAACCCCGAACAGCCACCACATGTGGCAGCGCGCCATGATCGGGCACGCGGTCAGCAACTCCACCTACGTGGCCGCCGCCAACCGCATCGGGACCGAGGTCGTGGGCGACCTGACCCAGACGTACTACGGGCACACCTTCGTCAGCGACTACACCGGCGAGATCGTCGCGGAACTGGCCGAGACCGAGGAAGGCGCCCTGATCCACACCCTGAACATCGCCGAGGCCCGCAAGTTCCGCGCCGGGATGGGCTTCTTCCGCGACCGCCGCCCCGAACTGTACGGCCCGCTGCTGACCCTGGACGGCGTGACCCGCAGAGGGTAA
- a CDS encoding potassium channel protein gives MDRRRLSLLLALIAGLVLFGTLGYRVLEGWGWLDCVFMTVMTLTTVGYGSPGPLGTDGKVFSTLLMLVGIGLMLYLLTLLAETVVRGLTDPLAVRRRKERKLIHLRGHTVVCGYGQVGEAVCVALRGARRDVVVIDHRPEHLEWAEAQGIHTLVGDATDEDVLRRAGAERAESLVTVINSDPSNLYVVLSAKGLNPALRVIARASDESAAQKMRRAGADEVVNPYQLSGNRIAAMMLAPRLSRLLSGDVTSDHFIIREIGVPDALVGQTVEALGRETGALIVAIWRGGQPIRCRAGDELQADDTVLVAGAAAEVDAVEGRRDGREATARVQPT, from the coding sequence GTGGACCGCCGCCGCCTGTCCCTGCTGCTGGCCCTGATCGCGGGGCTGGTGCTGTTCGGCACGCTCGGGTACCGGGTGCTGGAAGGCTGGGGGTGGCTGGACTGCGTGTTCATGACGGTCATGACCCTCACCACCGTCGGGTACGGCTCGCCGGGTCCGCTCGGCACGGACGGCAAGGTGTTCAGCACCCTGCTGATGCTGGTCGGGATCGGCCTGATGCTGTACCTGCTGACCCTGCTGGCCGAGACGGTCGTGCGCGGCCTGACCGACCCACTGGCCGTGCGGCGGCGAAAGGAGCGCAAATTGATTCACCTGCGGGGACATACGGTGGTGTGCGGGTACGGGCAGGTGGGCGAGGCCGTGTGCGTCGCCCTGCGCGGCGCGCGGCGCGACGTGGTCGTGATCGATCACCGGCCCGAACACCTGGAGTGGGCCGAGGCCCAGGGCATTCACACGCTCGTCGGGGACGCCACCGACGAGGACGTGCTGCGCCGCGCCGGGGCCGAACGGGCCGAGTCGCTCGTCACGGTCATCAACAGTGATCCCAGCAACCTGTACGTGGTGCTGTCCGCCAAGGGCCTGAACCCGGCCCTGCGGGTGATCGCGCGCGCCAGTGACGAGAGCGCCGCGCAGAAGATGCGCCGCGCCGGAGCGGACGAGGTCGTCAACCCCTACCAGCTCAGCGGGAACCGCATCGCCGCCATGATGCTCGCCCCGCGCCTGAGCCGCCTGCTGAGCGGCGACGTGACCAGCGACCACTTCATCATCCGCGAGATCGGCGTGCCCGACGCGCTGGTCGGGCAGACGGTCGAGGCGCTGGGCCGCGAGACGGGCGCGCTGATCGTGGCGATCTGGCGCGGCGGACAACCCATCCGCTGCCGCGCCGGAGACGAACTGCAGGCCGACGACACCGTGCTGGTGGCCGGCGCCGCCGCCGAGGTGGACGCCGTCGAGGGCCGACGGGACGGGCGGGAGGCCACGGCGCGAGTGCAGCCCACCTGA
- a CDS encoding cytochrome P450 — protein MTNPVATQVAFTPEQQRVQEAVQALWYPQTIPDPYPAYAALRDLNPSGVLPVPEWGMTFVTSHAVNSAVLRSPLARSGAVISQMPADTQGTRLLQPMMLFHNGPSHARLRGLVQAAFTPRVVEAQRELVQAVLNDLLDALPTDRDVDLVAGLAAPLPARVIMRMLGLRGDDEAKFMRWTQSVADLLGGAEGNPDLLARIEADASEMRTYFRDLADELRAQPQPGLLSAMAAAQDGGERLSSDELLSNAVLLLAAGHETTSNLIPGGLLELARQPQAWAALVARPDHPNVADELLRVVSPVQLDGRTLAGDLTTTGADGQPLTLPAGTHVQTLLAAANRDPGVFPDPDRLDWDRPNSARHLAFAAGAHYCLGASLARLEIAEVYAALARRFPNLTVTDPHPPFKANLVLRGPQELRVRLG, from the coding sequence ATGACCAATCCGGTGGCGACCCAGGTGGCGTTCACGCCCGAACAGCAGCGCGTGCAGGAGGCCGTGCAGGCCCTGTGGTACCCGCAGACCATCCCGGACCCTTACCCGGCGTACGCGGCGCTGCGCGACCTGAACCCGTCCGGGGTGCTGCCCGTGCCGGAGTGGGGCATGACCTTCGTGACGTCGCACGCCGTGAACAGCGCCGTGCTGCGCTCCCCGCTGGCCCGTTCGGGGGCCGTGATCTCGCAGATGCCGGCCGACACGCAGGGCACCCGGCTGCTGCAACCCATGATGCTGTTCCACAACGGCCCCTCGCACGCACGCCTGCGCGGGCTGGTGCAGGCGGCCTTCACGCCGCGCGTGGTCGAGGCGCAGCGCGAACTGGTGCAGGCGGTCCTGAACGATCTGCTGGACGCCCTGCCCACCGACCGGGACGTGGACCTCGTCGCCGGACTGGCCGCGCCGCTCCCAGCCCGCGTGATCATGCGGATGCTGGGCCTGCGCGGCGACGACGAGGCGAAATTCATGCGCTGGACCCAGAGCGTCGCGGACCTGCTGGGCGGCGCGGAAGGCAACCCGGACCTCCTGGCCCGCATCGAGGCGGACGCGAGCGAGATGCGCACGTACTTCCGCGACCTGGCCGACGAACTGCGCGCCCAGCCGCAACCCGGCCTGCTGAGCGCCATGGCCGCCGCGCAGGACGGCGGCGAACGCCTGAGCAGCGACGAACTGCTCTCGAACGCCGTGCTGCTGCTGGCCGCCGGGCACGAGACGACCAGCAACCTGATTCCCGGCGGCCTGCTGGAACTCGCCCGGCAACCCCAGGCGTGGGCCGCCCTGGTCGCCCGCCCCGACCACCCGAACGTCGCGGACGAACTGCTGCGCGTCGTCTCGCCCGTGCAACTCGACGGGCGCACCCTCGCCGGCGACCTCACCACCACCGGCGCGGACGGCCAGCCCCTCACCCTCCCCGCCGGCACGCACGTTCAGACCCTGCTGGCCGCCGCCAACCGCGACCCCGGCGTGTTCCCCGACCCCGACCGCCTCGACTGGGACCGCCCCAACAGTGCCCGGCACCTCGCGTTCGCCGCCGGCGCGCACTACTGCCTGGGCGCGTCCCTGGCCCGCCTGGAAATCGCGGAAGTGTACGCCGCGCTCGCCCGCCGCTTCCCGAACCTGACCGTCACCGACCCCCACCCCCCGTTCAAGGCGAACCTCGTCCTGCGCGGCCCGCAGGAACTCAGGGTCCGGCTCGGGTAG